In Pseudoduganella albidiflava, a single window of DNA contains:
- a CDS encoding flagellar basal body rod protein FlgF, translating into MDALIYTAMSGAERALRGQQVHANNLANMDTGGFRANLELATAQKAAGYGYDDRHMATMQANAISTKQGTLRPTGRDMDVAISGPGYFAVEGPTGEAYTRAGAITLDQDGTMTVNGMPILGEGGPITLPIHSKVEIGQDGTVSIQSPGGRGEMQVIDKLKLVRAEGSELTKNEAGLIVSRDGQPLMTDNTVTVRPGHLEGSNVSAVEEMVATMSLNRTFEVQMKLFKAADDMTQAGNRLVSGN; encoded by the coding sequence ATGGATGCGCTGATCTATACCGCGATGAGCGGTGCCGAGCGGGCCCTGCGGGGCCAGCAGGTACACGCCAACAATCTCGCGAACATGGACACGGGTGGCTTCCGGGCCAACCTGGAACTGGCCACCGCGCAAAAGGCGGCCGGCTATGGCTACGACGACCGCCACATGGCCACCATGCAGGCCAATGCGATCTCGACCAAGCAGGGCACGCTGCGCCCGACCGGCCGCGACATGGACGTGGCCATTTCCGGCCCCGGCTACTTCGCCGTCGAAGGTCCGACCGGCGAAGCCTACACCCGCGCCGGCGCGATCACGCTGGACCAGGATGGCACCATGACCGTGAACGGCATGCCGATCCTGGGCGAAGGCGGCCCGATCACGCTGCCGATCCACAGCAAGGTCGAGATCGGCCAGGACGGTACCGTGTCGATCCAGAGCCCGGGCGGCCGCGGCGAGATGCAGGTCATCGACAAGCTGAAACTGGTGCGCGCCGAAGGCAGCGAGCTGACCAAGAACGAGGCGGGCCTGATCGTGTCCCGCGACGGCCAGCCGCTGATGACGGACAACACCGTCACCGTGCGCCCGGGCCACCTGGAAGGCTCGAACGTCTCCGCTGTCGAAGAGATGGTGGCGACGATGAGCCTGAACCGGACGTTCGAAGTGCAGATGAAACTGTTCAAGGCCGCGGACGACATGACCCAGGCCGGCAACCGCCTGGTCAGCGGCAACTGA
- a CDS encoding flagellar hook protein FlgE: MSFNIALSGIQAVNEQLNSISNNIANASTYGYKAQRANFSSMYAGSQPTGVQVGSTTQNIGLSGGVLSTGRSLDASINGRGFFVSKTGSGETVYSRVGIFTKDGSDFLVDSAGRRVQGNQLTPGVESDGVPGDIKVPTQTLKAKPTTEIDFAANLSADWKKPAIAFDPAAPDPASYNMTKVTLAYDSQGKSHTVSQYFARTDDATNSVAVYTLIDGQAPSAGTGITLTFDQDGKLTNDPTTLAMTYDPAPAAEMNITLDYVGTTFQAGEATTSVNIADGYTTGQYVGVELASDGKVVAKYSNGEQQAVGQIKLATFSNEDALIPVSDTSWTANGADVGTVSLDNPGKSVAGSLSTATLEGSNVDITSELVGLMGSQRNYQANSKVITTENQMLQSLMQAM, translated from the coding sequence ATGAGCTTCAATATCGCACTGTCCGGCATCCAGGCCGTCAACGAGCAGCTGAACAGCATTTCGAACAACATCGCCAACGCCAGCACCTACGGCTACAAGGCGCAGCGCGCCAACTTCTCCTCGATGTACGCGGGCAGCCAGCCGACCGGCGTGCAGGTGGGTTCGACCACGCAGAACATCGGCCTGTCCGGCGGCGTGCTGTCCACCGGCCGCTCGCTGGATGCCTCGATCAATGGCCGCGGCTTCTTCGTCAGCAAGACCGGCTCCGGCGAGACCGTGTACAGCCGCGTCGGCATCTTCACCAAGGACGGCTCCGACTTCCTGGTCGACAGCGCCGGCCGCCGCGTGCAGGGCAACCAGCTGACGCCGGGCGTGGAATCGGACGGCGTGCCGGGCGATATCAAGGTGCCGACGCAGACGCTGAAGGCCAAGCCGACCACCGAGATCGACTTCGCCGCCAACCTGTCGGCCGACTGGAAGAAGCCGGCCATCGCCTTCGACCCGGCCGCCCCGGACCCCGCCAGCTACAACATGACCAAGGTCACGCTGGCGTATGACAGCCAGGGCAAGAGCCACACGGTGAGCCAGTACTTCGCCCGTACCGACGACGCCACCAACAGCGTTGCCGTGTACACGCTGATCGACGGCCAGGCGCCTTCGGCCGGCACCGGCATCACCCTCACCTTCGACCAGGACGGCAAGCTGACCAACGACCCGACCACGCTGGCGATGACCTACGACCCGGCGCCGGCCGCCGAGATGAACATCACGCTGGACTACGTGGGCACCACGTTCCAGGCGGGCGAAGCGACCACCTCGGTCAACATCGCCGATGGCTACACGACCGGCCAGTATGTCGGCGTGGAACTGGCGTCGGACGGCAAGGTAGTCGCCAAGTACTCGAACGGCGAACAGCAGGCCGTCGGCCAGATCAAGCTGGCCACCTTCTCGAACGAAGATGCGCTGATCCCGGTGAGCGACACCAGCTGGACCGCGAACGGCGCCGACGTCGGCACGGTCAGCCTGGACAACCCGGGCAAGAGCGTGGCCGGCAGCCTGTCGACCGCCACGCTGGAAGGCTCGAACGTGGACATCACGTCCGAACTGGTGGGCCTGATGGGTTCGCAGCGTAATTACCAGGCCAACTCGAAGGTAATCACCACCGAGAACCAGATGCTGCAATCCCTGATGCAGGCAATGTAA
- a CDS encoding flagellar hook capping FlgD N-terminal domain-containing protein, giving the protein METNLFTNSAGAAAANASTTPLANGTSAAGKTSETQEMFTKLLVAQIQNQDPLAPSDPAQFVQQLTQLSQTEALQSLASLTSNNASVLQSMQVLGLGAQVGSEVMASATSVQLDGAKVGGAVTLGSNSSKTTLVLTGADGVPHELALGPLTAGTSPVSIDPTAMGLPPGNYKMQVVTSSGETPALDIAGRLNSVRLGSNGSIVLNVANVGEVAPSAITAFNGKSNSTAVAAAGAATTSL; this is encoded by the coding sequence ATGGAAACCAATCTCTTTACCAATTCCGCCGGCGCAGCCGCGGCGAACGCGAGCACTACCCCGCTCGCCAATGGCACCAGCGCCGCTGGCAAGACCAGCGAAACCCAGGAAATGTTCACCAAGCTGCTGGTGGCGCAGATCCAGAACCAGGATCCGCTGGCCCCGTCGGACCCGGCGCAGTTCGTCCAACAGCTGACCCAGCTGTCGCAGACCGAAGCGCTGCAAAGCCTGGCTTCGCTGACCAGCAACAACGCCAGCGTGCTGCAAAGCATGCAGGTGCTGGGCCTGGGCGCCCAGGTGGGCTCCGAAGTGATGGCCAGCGCCACCAGCGTGCAGCTGGACGGCGCAAAGGTCGGCGGCGCGGTCACGCTGGGCTCGAACAGCAGCAAGACGACCCTGGTGCTGACCGGCGCCGACGGCGTCCCCCACGAACTGGCACTGGGCCCGCTGACCGCGGGCACGTCGCCGGTGTCGATCGACCCGACGGCGATGGGCTTGCCGCCGGGGAATTACAAGATGCAGGTCGTCACTTCCTCGGGCGAAACGCCGGCGCTCGATATCGCCGGCCGCCTGAACAGTGTGCGCCTGGGCTCGAACGGCAGCATTGTGCTGAACGTCGCCAATGTGGGCGAAGTCGCACCGAGCGCAATTACCGCCTTCAACGGTAAATCCAACTCCACCGCTGTCGCCGCTGCCGGCGCCGCCACCACCTCTCTGTAA
- the flgC gene encoding flagellar basal body rod protein FlgC gives MSFKDISQIAGSAMAAQTVRLNTVASNLANADSVSGNENDTYRARKPVFAAVMNEGPNADSGGRVQVLDVVESAEPLRKVYEPDNPMANADGIVFYPNVNQVAEMTDMMSASRAFETNVEVLGRLRGMQQSLLKLGES, from the coding sequence ATGAGTTTCAAGGATATTTCCCAGATCGCCGGTTCCGCCATGGCGGCGCAGACGGTGCGCCTGAATACGGTGGCATCGAACCTGGCCAATGCCGATTCGGTGTCCGGCAATGAAAACGACACGTACCGGGCCCGCAAGCCCGTGTTTGCCGCTGTCATGAACGAAGGCCCGAACGCCGACAGCGGCGGGCGCGTGCAGGTGCTCGACGTGGTCGAGAGCGCCGAGCCGCTGCGCAAGGTGTACGAACCCGACAATCCGATGGCCAATGCCGACGGCATCGTGTTCTACCCGAACGTCAACCAGGTCGCCGAAATGACGGACATGATGTCCGCCTCGCGTGCCTTTGAAACGAATGTCGAAGTGCTGGGCCGCCTGCGCGGCATGCAGCAATCCCTCCTGAAACTGGGCGAAAGCTGA
- the flgB gene encoding flagellar basal body rod protein FlgB gives MGINFKEATGVHADALHLRAERTRVLASNIANENTPGFQAQDIDFAASMAQLRSQDAGGLALMGDSDPLYRVPFHPSTDGNTVEIGVEQAAFSQNATDFQTSLTFVNMKLRGLAKAINGQ, from the coding sequence ATGGGAATCAACTTCAAGGAAGCCACCGGGGTCCACGCCGATGCGCTTCACCTGCGGGCGGAACGGACCCGCGTCCTGGCCTCGAACATCGCCAACGAAAACACGCCGGGCTTCCAGGCCCAGGATATCGACTTCGCCGCATCGATGGCGCAGCTGCGCTCGCAGGACGCGGGCGGTCTGGCGCTGATGGGTGACAGCGATCCGCTGTACCGCGTGCCGTTCCACCCGAGCACCGACGGCAACACCGTCGAGATCGGCGTCGAACAGGCAGCGTTCTCGCAGAATGCCACCGACTTCCAGACCAGCCTCACCTTCGTCAACATGAAGCTGCGCGGCCTGGCCAAGGCGATCAACGGACAGTAA
- the flgA gene encoding flagellar basal body P-ring formation chaperone FlgA: protein MFNKRIVLRFFPLLLIGTIKFSVAAPVTSEQLVAQVQQAAQEQLKRHASLANWVDAQFTVEVVRNNRPIGACAQPPRVEPADVRTPARMRFVAICPDQGGWRYEFVTRAKISAKVAVAATDLPTGKTLSPEDVLLERHDISGMPDSFSDLTMVQDLATRRTIRAGDVLRQNMLVAPTLVKRGDAVRIVAKREGIEVSMAGEALDGGGRGTSIRVKNASGVTIRARVTDIGQVEPAE from the coding sequence ATGTTCAACAAACGAATTGTACTCCGGTTTTTCCCTCTGTTGCTCATCGGCACCATCAAGTTTTCGGTGGCAGCACCGGTCACGAGCGAACAACTTGTCGCCCAGGTGCAACAGGCCGCGCAGGAACAGCTGAAAAGACATGCCAGCCTGGCAAATTGGGTGGACGCCCAGTTCACTGTCGAGGTAGTGCGCAATAACCGGCCGATCGGTGCCTGCGCCCAGCCGCCCAGAGTGGAGCCGGCCGATGTGCGGACCCCGGCGCGCATGCGCTTCGTGGCAATCTGTCCAGACCAGGGTGGCTGGCGTTATGAATTCGTCACCCGCGCGAAGATTTCAGCGAAGGTGGCCGTTGCGGCAACGGACTTGCCAACAGGGAAAACCCTGTCGCCAGAAGATGTGTTGCTCGAGCGCCACGATATCAGCGGCATGCCCGACAGTTTCTCCGATCTGACGATGGTGCAGGACCTGGCCACGCGCCGCACCATCCGCGCCGGCGACGTGCTGCGGCAAAACATGCTGGTCGCCCCCACGCTGGTCAAGCGCGGCGACGCGGTCCGCATCGTGGCGAAACGCGAAGGCATCGAGGTCAGCATGGCCGGCGAGGCGCTGGACGGCGGCGGGCGCGGCACCTCGATTCGGGTGAAGAACGCCAGCGGTGTCACGATCCGGGCCCGGGTGACGGACATCGGCCAGGTCGAGCCCGCTGAGTGA
- a CDS encoding PEP-CTERM sorting domain-containing protein, protein MNDLMKTLRQRCFAAAAIAAFALNAHAAIGSASAADVTLDGAPADAFAYQDGWNPHAGPMGDTSGFGTAFDAFGTGDFTLLAKYEDSGFPDTSPLTFTFAQAPGGTSGTWSVTNTGSDIITLDLVFAIHAGNQGGAWLFDDQVINPGATETLPGTWQILWTVGNNGSNPAFSNLTLFERDRVTTPVPEPGTYTMLLAGLVVTGVAMRRRNRAH, encoded by the coding sequence ATGAACGACCTGATGAAAACGCTGCGACAGCGATGCTTCGCCGCCGCAGCCATCGCTGCCTTTGCACTGAATGCCCACGCCGCCATCGGCAGCGCGAGTGCCGCCGACGTGACGCTCGACGGCGCACCTGCCGATGCGTTCGCCTACCAGGATGGCTGGAACCCCCATGCCGGTCCGATGGGCGACACCAGCGGCTTCGGCACCGCCTTCGACGCCTTCGGCACGGGCGATTTCACGCTGCTGGCCAAGTACGAGGACTCCGGTTTTCCGGATACGAGTCCGCTGACGTTCACTTTCGCCCAGGCACCTGGCGGGACCAGCGGCACCTGGTCCGTCACCAATACCGGCAGCGACATCATCACGCTCGACCTGGTATTCGCGATCCACGCCGGCAACCAGGGCGGTGCCTGGCTGTTCGACGACCAGGTCATCAATCCCGGCGCCACCGAAACGCTGCCCGGCACGTGGCAGATCCTGTGGACCGTGGGAAATAACGGCTCGAATCCCGCATTCTCGAACCTGACGCTGTTCGAACGCGACAGGGTGACGACGCCGGTGCCGGAACCGGGCACGTACACGATGCTGCTGGCTGGCCTGGTGGTGACGGGCGTGGCGATGCGCCGGAGGAACAGGGCGCACTGA
- a CDS encoding PEP-CTERM sorting domain-containing protein yields the protein MKLLVQKLAAASAILAFAFNAHAAIGSASAADVTLDGQAADAFAYEAGWNPHAGPNGDTSGFGTAFDGTGTESFSLLDKYDHDEGFANLGPLTFTFSETTGNNGLWTVTNTSATSNITLDLVFAIHAGNQGGAWLFDNQTVLAGQTLQGDWEILWTVGQGQGNSPDFSNLTLFSRDVVTTPVPEPGTYAMLLAGLAVTAVVRRRRKS from the coding sequence ATGAAACTTCTAGTTCAAAAACTGGCTGCCGCATCGGCCATCCTGGCCTTTGCATTCAATGCGCACGCCGCGATCGGCAGCGCCAGCGCGGCGGATGTCACGCTCGACGGCCAGGCCGCCGACGCGTTCGCCTACGAGGCCGGCTGGAATCCGCATGCAGGGCCGAACGGCGATACCAGCGGCTTCGGCACGGCGTTCGACGGCACCGGCACGGAAAGCTTTTCGCTGCTGGACAAATACGACCATGACGAAGGCTTTGCCAATCTCGGTCCGCTGACGTTCACGTTCTCCGAAACCACCGGCAACAATGGCCTGTGGACGGTCACCAACACGAGCGCCACGTCGAACATCACGCTCGACCTCGTGTTCGCCATCCACGCCGGCAACCAGGGCGGCGCCTGGCTGTTCGATAACCAGACCGTGCTGGCCGGCCAGACCTTGCAGGGCGACTGGGAAATCCTCTGGACCGTTGGCCAGGGCCAGGGCAACTCGCCCGACTTCTCCAACCTGACCCTGTTCTCGCGCGACGTGGTCACGACGCCGGTACCGGAGCCGGGCACCTATGCGATGCTGCTGGCCGGCCTGGCTGTCACGGCCGTGGTGCGCCGCCGCCGCAAGAGCTGA
- a CDS encoding glycoside hydrolase family 73 protein: MTFPTMPTQATAATVSNMTSARPALPSAFAGGGGSTGFSPAFQAVQADVATFIAQGGGMSFDSPDTPLSADGAALRARLAAQALGGTELGNGAVSGAVDGNGIDGDAQQQFLATIRPHAEVAAARLGVSPDIVAAHAALESGWGQRPLRNGTADSNNLFGIKAGSGWQGDVAANVTTEYEHGTPVKKVEKFRSYPDQASAFRDYADLLASNPRYQKALNAGDDAHAFASGLARGGYATDPAYVQKLSKLASRIARTDY, encoded by the coding sequence ATGACGTTCCCGACCATGCCCACCCAGGCCACCGCGGCCACCGTGTCGAACATGACCTCGGCACGCCCTGCCCTGCCGTCCGCGTTTGCCGGCGGCGGCGGCAGTACCGGCTTTTCGCCGGCGTTCCAGGCCGTGCAGGCCGACGTGGCGACCTTCATCGCGCAGGGCGGCGGGATGTCCTTCGACAGCCCGGACACCCCGCTGTCGGCCGACGGCGCCGCGCTGCGCGCCAGGCTGGCGGCCCAGGCGCTCGGCGGCACCGAATTGGGTAACGGCGCGGTCAGCGGCGCGGTCGATGGCAACGGCATCGATGGCGACGCCCAGCAGCAATTCCTGGCAACCATCCGGCCGCATGCGGAAGTCGCCGCGGCCAGGCTCGGTGTGTCGCCGGATATCGTGGCGGCCCACGCCGCGCTCGAGTCCGGCTGGGGCCAGCGCCCGCTGCGCAACGGTACCGCCGACAGCAACAACCTGTTCGGCATCAAGGCCGGCAGCGGATGGCAGGGCGACGTGGCGGCCAACGTCACCACCGAGTACGAGCACGGCACGCCCGTGAAGAAAGTGGAGAAATTCCGCAGCTACCCGGACCAGGCCAGCGCGTTCCGCGACTATGCCGACCTGCTGGCGTCCAACCCGCGCTACCAGAAAGCCCTCAACGCCGGCGATGACGCGCATGCGTTCGCCAGCGGACTGGCGCGCGGCGGTTATGCCACCGACCCGGCCTATGTGCAGAAACTGTCGAAACTGGCCTCGCGCATCGCGCGCACGGACTATTGA
- the flgN gene encoding flagellar export chaperone FlgN, translated as MTAAVNATVGTTGTTRQAAMTQLLQGVADDMAAYRTLLDLLEQQFDAAIRHQQERLGQLAAEIGTLVDTLESRRAERVEFATRLTGASASMAQVFTLLRPEPRARLEADWSALEQMVLAAKAASKRNGDLLAEQFTIMQRVLHGDNQTYEPA; from the coding sequence GTGACGGCAGCAGTGAATGCCACGGTGGGCACGACCGGCACGACCCGCCAGGCGGCGATGACGCAATTGCTGCAGGGCGTGGCCGACGACATGGCGGCGTACCGCACCCTGCTCGACCTGCTGGAGCAGCAGTTCGATGCGGCCATCCGCCACCAGCAGGAACGGCTGGGCCAGCTCGCGGCCGAGATCGGCACGCTGGTCGACACGCTGGAAAGCCGGCGCGCGGAACGCGTTGAGTTCGCCACGCGGCTGACAGGGGCAAGCGCGTCGATGGCGCAGGTGTTCACCCTGCTGCGCCCGGAACCGCGCGCCCGGCTGGAAGCCGACTGGAGCGCGCTGGAACAGATGGTGCTGGCGGCCAAGGCGGCCAGCAAGCGCAATGGCGACCTGCTCGCCGAACAGTTCACGATCATGCAGCGCGTGCTGCATGGCGATAACCAGACGTACGAACCCGCCTGA
- the flgM gene encoding flagellar biosynthesis anti-sigma factor FlgM yields the protein MRISSGTPGVMPVQTVTDTAPAEAPKAAAPAASAPLQSSVLQPAMQAMKEMPDFDHAKVAMLRDALAKGELPFNAGKLAGMIQRFHGGQ from the coding sequence ATGCGAATTTCCAGTGGAACCCCGGGCGTGATGCCGGTACAGACCGTTACCGACACGGCCCCGGCGGAGGCGCCCAAGGCAGCCGCCCCGGCGGCCAGCGCGCCGCTGCAGTCTTCCGTGCTCCAGCCCGCCATGCAGGCGATGAAGGAGATGCCCGACTTCGACCATGCCAAGGTGGCGATGTTGCGCGACGCGCTCGCCAAGGGCGAGCTGCCATTCAACGCCGGCAAGCTGGCCGGCATGATCCAGCGTTTCCACGGGGGCCAGTGA
- a CDS encoding flagellar motor protein MotB produces the protein MQKPHEKHHETTIVKRSGGKHAHDDHGGAWKVAFADFCLALMCLFLVLWLMAARNTESLEQILTQSDGNRTDQGKGVMPEAVGGPRGSLIERFPMPRTGNSDVEGREEQSTQQNPQQAPEKVAYETRDDLALLAKALQQMSQDAGLKSNLESVITPYGLRVMLHDTDKQGMFVRGSAVPTGKFQSLLRKMGPLFARMKNQMLIVGHTDSLQYEDTSHAAFSNWNLSSNRAMSARAQLLAGSMPADSVLQVVGMADRAPLNTKHARAGVNRRIELLILTSSQANAIAGMFGMPGNTEAVAPGVETELPDAAELKQLRSKMQPAGG, from the coding sequence GTGCAAAAGCCGCATGAGAAACACCATGAAACCACGATCGTCAAGCGCAGCGGCGGCAAGCATGCGCACGACGATCACGGCGGCGCATGGAAGGTGGCGTTCGCGGACTTCTGCCTGGCCCTGATGTGCCTGTTCCTGGTGCTGTGGCTGATGGCGGCGCGCAATACCGAGAGCCTGGAGCAGATCCTTACGCAGTCCGATGGCAACCGGACCGACCAGGGCAAGGGCGTGATGCCGGAAGCCGTGGGCGGCCCGCGCGGCAGCCTGATCGAGCGTTTCCCGATGCCGCGTACCGGCAACTCCGACGTGGAAGGCCGCGAAGAACAGAGTACCCAGCAGAATCCGCAACAGGCGCCGGAAAAGGTGGCTTACGAGACGCGCGACGACCTGGCCCTGCTGGCCAAGGCGCTGCAGCAGATGAGCCAGGATGCTGGCCTGAAAAGCAACCTGGAATCGGTGATTACGCCGTATGGTCTTCGTGTCATGTTGCACGATACCGACAAGCAAGGCATGTTTGTGCGCGGTAGTGCAGTGCCCACCGGCAAGTTCCAGTCGCTTTTGCGTAAAATGGGACCCTTGTTTGCACGCATGAAGAACCAGATGCTGATCGTCGGCCACACGGATTCGTTACAATACGAAGATACCAGCCACGCCGCGTTCTCCAACTGGAACCTGTCGTCGAACCGCGCCATGTCCGCGCGCGCTCAACTGCTTGCCGGCAGCATGCCGGCCGACAGCGTGCTGCAGGTGGTCGGCATGGCCGACCGTGCTCCCCTCAATACGAAACATGCCAGGGCCGGGGTCAACCGCCGCATCGAGCTGCTGATCCTGACGAGCAGCCAGGCCAATGCGATTGCCGGCATGTTCGGCATGCCGGGCAACACCGAAGCGGTCGCTCCGGGCGTCGAGACGGAACTGCCCGATGCCGCCGAGTTGAAGCAGCTGCGCAGCAAGATGCAGCCGGCGGGAGGTTAA
- the motA gene encoding flagellar motor stator protein MotA, which produces MQQIVGLIIIFGSVFGGYILMGGTFAAIWHPIEILVIAGAGAGALVLGNPGHILHELAHQLKKIIVRKKYDSEFQRQLLLLMYELLQLAAGGLKALDAHVEAPKDSAIFQRYPSVLEEQKLLAFIVDNFRLMAMGKINAHELEGVLEQELELIHEELTQPAKSLGKIGEAMPGFGILAAVLGIVITMGTVGGGASSGEIAEKVGAAMVGTFIGIFLCYGLIDPICNMLKQLVSEEAGALESVKVVLVTHVSGKPPLLAIDAGRRLVQLNTKPSFAQLESWINAMESGESGGGRAKAA; this is translated from the coding sequence ATGCAGCAAATTGTCGGCCTTATCATTATTTTCGGCAGCGTCTTCGGCGGCTACATCCTGATGGGCGGCACCTTCGCCGCCATCTGGCACCCGATCGAGATCCTGGTGATCGCCGGTGCCGGCGCTGGCGCGCTGGTGCTGGGCAATCCCGGCCACATCCTGCACGAGCTGGCGCACCAGCTGAAGAAGATCATCGTGCGCAAGAAATACGACTCCGAATTCCAGCGCCAGTTGCTGCTGCTGATGTACGAACTGCTGCAACTGGCCGCTGGCGGCCTGAAGGCGCTGGATGCGCACGTCGAGGCACCGAAGGACAGCGCGATCTTCCAGCGCTACCCTTCCGTGCTGGAAGAGCAGAAGCTGCTGGCGTTCATCGTCGACAACTTCCGCCTGATGGCCATGGGCAAGATCAACGCGCACGAGCTGGAAGGCGTGCTGGAGCAGGAACTGGAACTGATCCACGAAGAGCTGACGCAGCCGGCCAAGTCGCTGGGCAAGATCGGCGAAGCCATGCCGGGCTTCGGCATTCTGGCCGCCGTGCTGGGCATCGTGATCACCATGGGTACCGTGGGCGGCGGCGCCTCGTCCGGCGAGATCGCCGAAAAGGTCGGCGCGGCGATGGTCGGTACCTTTATCGGCATTTTCCTGTGCTATGGCTTGATCGACCCGATCTGCAACATGCTCAAGCAGCTGGTCAGCGAGGAAGCCGGCGCGCTGGAATCGGTGAAGGTGGTGCTGGTCACGCACGTATCCGGCAAACCACCGCTCCTGGCGATCGACGCCGGCCGGCGCCTGGTGCAGCTGAATACCAAGCCGAGCTTTGCCCAGCTGGAAAGCTGGATCAACGCGATGGAAAGTGGCGAAAGTGGAGGCGGCCGTGCAAAAGCCGCATGA
- a CDS encoding FliA/WhiG family RNA polymerase sigma factor gives MVYAATESSAGNYGGGYADGYGESYGETYEVRAAAQALSPAAEQKHLMSYAPLVKKIVRQLNSQVGGAIDREDMEQIGLMGLLEALRRYGEPDAAFGSFASLRIRGAILDELRRQDWRPRAVRQQSHKLRDGVRALTRKLGREPSEQEAIAGLGITADEYMAYQLDENAEVMASFDDLLQEGAAEGSAGSAPSPEEQLMVRRSLEQALNGLNEREQRVVQMYYEFELSYKEIAAVLELTDARVCQLNKAALNKMKAVLQG, from the coding sequence ATGGTATATGCAGCAACCGAATCCTCCGCCGGGAATTACGGCGGCGGCTATGCCGATGGCTATGGCGAAAGCTATGGCGAAACCTACGAAGTCCGCGCGGCCGCGCAGGCGCTGTCGCCGGCGGCCGAGCAGAAACACCTGATGTCGTATGCGCCGCTGGTGAAGAAGATCGTGCGCCAGCTGAACTCGCAGGTGGGCGGCGCGATCGACCGCGAAGACATGGAGCAGATCGGCCTGATGGGCCTGCTCGAGGCACTGCGCCGCTACGGCGAACCGGATGCCGCGTTCGGCAGCTTCGCCAGCCTGCGCATCCGCGGCGCGATCCTGGACGAGCTGCGCCGGCAGGACTGGCGTCCCCGCGCGGTGCGCCAGCAAAGCCACAAATTGCGCGACGGCGTGCGCGCTCTCACCCGCAAGCTGGGCCGCGAGCCCAGCGAGCAGGAAGCCATTGCCGGCCTGGGCATCACGGCCGACGAGTACATGGCGTACCAGCTCGATGAAAATGCCGAGGTGATGGCCAGCTTCGACGACCTGCTGCAGGAAGGCGCCGCCGAAGGCAGTGCCGGCAGCGCGCCCAGCCCGGAAGAGCAGCTGATGGTCCGGCGCAGCCTGGAACAGGCCCTGAACGGCTTGAATGAACGCGAGCAGCGCGTGGTGCAGATGTACTACGAGTTCGAGCTCAGCTACAAGGAAATCGCCGCCGTGCTGGAATTGACGGATGCGCGCGTGTGCCAGCTGAACAAGGCGGCCCTGAACAAGATGAAAGCCGTGCTGCAGGGTTGA
- a CDS encoding flagellar basal body-associated FliL family protein, with translation MNKKLIMIILGVALVCGGGAGAAVWFLAPKADAAEAAHAEDKTAKKKKKKEDEEEVGPLKYLTVDKVIVMLRRSPNEAVPHYLSADLVVATPVKLEKEAKEHLPLLRSVAVRTLSGLPMDKAQAMTIDEFAEALNKAFEAEYEKDEREQPFKEVMIGKLILE, from the coding sequence ATGAACAAGAAACTCATCATGATCATCCTTGGCGTCGCACTGGTCTGCGGCGGCGGTGCCGGCGCGGCCGTGTGGTTCCTGGCGCCCAAGGCCGATGCCGCCGAGGCTGCCCACGCCGAGGACAAGACCGCCAAGAAGAAGAAAAAGAAGGAAGACGAGGAAGAAGTCGGTCCGCTCAAGTACCTGACCGTCGACAAGGTCATCGTCATGCTGCGCCGCTCGCCGAACGAAGCCGTGCCGCATTACCTGTCGGCCGACCTCGTGGTGGCCACCCCGGTCAAGCTGGAAAAGGAAGCCAAGGAACACCTGCCGCTGCTGCGCAGCGTGGCGGTGCGCACGCTGTCGGGACTGCCGATGGACAAGGCGCAGGCGATGACAATCGACGAGTTCGCCGAAGCGCTGAACAAGGCGTTCGAGGCCGAATACGAGAAAGACGAGCGCGAGCAGCCGTTCAAGGAAGTCATGATCGGCAAGCTGATCCTGGAGTAA